Genomic segment of Candidatus Atribacteria bacterium:
TTTTAAATAATGTTATTTTTACGGGTGATACTTTATTTGCCGGAAGTATTGGTCGAACAGACCTACCTGGTGGCTCTTATCAAGACTTAATAAAGTCAATCAAAGAAAAATTATTAATTTTAGGGGACGATAAAATCATTTATCCCGGACATGGTCTCAATTCGACAATAGGTGAGGAGAAAAGAACAAATCCATATATTTAATTGACCAATTTACAAATTTATTAATTGATTTAGTGAATAGTCGATAGTCTTTAATATTAAATAGAAGTTCTTAGTTTTTGGTTTATAATTTTTAGTTGAAATTTAATTGTAAGGGTGTATAGTAACATGCATATTCCTAGTTTTTATAAATTAGAAACTTGCAACCCGGAGCTCGAAACTGTTAACTTGCTACTTATTACAAATTACTCATCACGCTATTGTATTTACTAAATACTATTCACTAAATAATTGTACAATAAGAAAGGAGCGCAAAAATGAATTATGAAATAAAAGATATTAGTTTGGCTGATAAAGGGAAGGATAAAATTGAATGGGCTGAAAAACAAATGCCTGTTCTTTCAACTATTAGAAAGAGATTTAATAAGGAAAAACCTCTCAAGGGAATTAAAATATCCGCTTGTCTTCACGTGACTACCGAGACAGCTAATCTGGCGAGAACTTTAAAAGAAGGAGGTGCAAAAGTATCCTTATGTGCTTCTAATCCTCTAAGTACTCAGGATGATGTAGCAGCTTCCCTGGTAAAGGATTTTGAAATTTCTGTATTTGCTATTAAGGGAGAGAATAAGGATACTTATTATCAGCATATTGAACAAGTGCTAAACTGTAAACCTAATATCACCATGGATGATGGGGCTGATTTGGTTTCAACTATTCATTCACAAAAGAAAGAGTTAATTAAAGACATTATTGCCGGTACTGAAGAAACCACTACCGGAGTTATTCGATTAAGAAGTATGGAAAAAGATAAAGCTCTAAAGTATCCGATTATTGCGGTAAATGATGCTCAGACTAAATATCTCTTCGATAATAGATATGGTACCGGACAGAGCACCATTGATGGATTACTAAGGGCTACTAATATTTTAGTCGCCGGTAAAATATTTGTTATTTGTGGGTATGGCTGGTGTGCTCGCGGTTTAGCAATGAGAGCTAATGGTATGGGCGCTCAGGTGATAATTACTGAAGTCGACCCCATGAAAGCATTAGAAGCAGTAATGGACGGCTACCAGGTAAAATCTATAAAAGAGGCAGCCAAGATCGGAGATATTTTTATAACCCTAACCGGAGATATAAATGTAATATCTATAGAAGAATTTCCTTTAATGAAGGATGGAGTAATTTTAGCTAATTCAGGACATTTTAATGTGGAGATTAATATAGGGGCATTAGAAAAATTATCCGTATACAAGAATAAGATTAGAGAGTATATTGAGGAATATACTTTAGAAAGCGGAAAAAAGATAAATCTTTTAGCGGAAGGAAGACTGCTAAATTTATCTGCTGCAGAAGGACATCCGGCAAGTGTAATGGATATGAGTTTTGCTAATCAAGCTTTATCCGCCGAATATTTGCTAAAAGAAGGGGAAAATTTAGAGAAAAAAGTTTATTGTGTTCCCGAGCTTATTGATAAAGAGATTGCCAGATTGAAATTAGAATCAATGGGAATAAAAATTGATAAACTTAGCGAAGAACAAGAAAAATATCTTTCTTCCTGGCAAATGGGGACCTAATTCATCGTTTGCATTTTGTATCTATTAGCTCGTGAGAGAAGTAATCTCAAGAAATAAAAGTTTTTAAAATGGATAGCTATTGAATTCAGGGTAAACTTTAGTAGGGTACTTAGATAGAAAAAAGAGCATTCCTTTTTTTCTCTTTCTTAACTCGATATCATATACTAATAATACTATATTAGGGATTCTACGAACTGGGATTAGAATGAACAATAAAAATGTGATAGAATATATAAAAGAAGGATTGTTAAATCTTGTTTTTCCCTTGGATTGTAAAATATGTGAAAAACCTATTCAAGAATCTAAGGGATATTCAATTTGTGAGGATTGTTTTAAAGCTATTGAATTA
This window contains:
- a CDS encoding adenosylhomocysteinase — encoded protein: MNYEIKDISLADKGKDKIEWAEKQMPVLSTIRKRFNKEKPLKGIKISACLHVTTETANLARTLKEGGAKVSLCASNPLSTQDDVAASLVKDFEISVFAIKGENKDTYYQHIEQVLNCKPNITMDDGADLVSTIHSQKKELIKDIIAGTEETTTGVIRLRSMEKDKALKYPIIAVNDAQTKYLFDNRYGTGQSTIDGLLRATNILVAGKIFVICGYGWCARGLAMRANGMGAQVIITEVDPMKALEAVMDGYQVKSIKEAAKIGDIFITLTGDINVISIEEFPLMKDGVILANSGHFNVEINIGALEKLSVYKNKIREYIEEYTLESGKKINLLAEGRLLNLSAAEGHPASVMDMSFANQALSAEYLLKEGENLEKKVYCVPELIDKEIARLKLESMGIKIDKLSEEQEKYLSSWQMGT